The following are encoded in a window of Synergistota bacterium genomic DNA:
- a CDS encoding TldD/PmbA family protein, translating into MAGKIDLDLLDELLNYLKRKGAPIVELYAAWGEDFSVSMSEGELEYLERSEGGGVGIRILDEEGRMGFAHANNLDLTELKKAGEEALSKMPLSSSDRFRKVLPPKGDYPDPQVFDDGIFSISEGERLSFVKEIHEKAKEAHPLVQKVRRAEYSDGWYETALLNSFGTRLLKKGTYFSCDLAVLASKGKDREMGYYSQERRFLRELDVETVIHKAVDRAVSLIGGKRLKTRKASLVFSPEATADFISLLSSLISAENVQKGKSLLIGKLGKRVASECVSIVDDGTLDGGIGSAPFDGEGFPTRRKMVIDRGVLMTYLHNTYTAAKDGVETTGNAVRGYSSVPAVGSTNLFIMPGERNSADILGDVKEGLYVLSVMGLHTVNLISGDFSLGVSGLWIDNGEKVFPVRGMTIAGNLLEFFNSVEEVGNDLQFFRSVGGATLKVGDLTIGGE; encoded by the coding sequence ATGGCAGGAAAGATAGATCTTGATCTCTTAGATGAGCTGTTAAACTATCTTAAGAGGAAGGGAGCTCCCATAGTTGAGTTATATGCCGCTTGGGGTGAGGATTTTTCCGTATCAATGAGTGAAGGTGAGCTTGAATATCTTGAGAGATCTGAAGGTGGGGGAGTGGGGATAAGAATTCTCGATGAGGAAGGAAGAATGGGATTCGCACATGCTAATAATTTGGATTTAACGGAGCTTAAGAAGGCAGGGGAGGAGGCTTTAAGCAAGATGCCTCTTTCCTCTTCAGATAGATTTCGAAAGGTTCTCCCACCGAAGGGAGATTATCCGGATCCCCAGGTTTTTGATGATGGCATATTCTCCATATCTGAGGGAGAAAGACTCTCGTTTGTTAAGGAAATACATGAAAAAGCGAAAGAGGCTCATCCTCTTGTCCAAAAGGTACGAAGAGCAGAGTATAGCGATGGATGGTATGAGACCGCGCTTCTTAATAGCTTTGGAACGAGGCTTCTTAAGAAGGGGACCTATTTTTCCTGTGATCTCGCTGTTTTGGCTTCAAAGGGTAAGGACAGGGAAATGGGGTATTACTCTCAGGAAAGAAGGTTTCTTAGAGAGCTTGATGTTGAAACCGTAATTCACAAAGCGGTGGATAGAGCAGTCAGCCTGATAGGTGGTAAACGTTTGAAAACGCGAAAGGCCTCTCTTGTTTTCTCGCCTGAAGCTACAGCTGATTTTATCTCTCTTCTTTCATCTCTTATTTCTGCTGAAAACGTTCAGAAGGGGAAATCCCTTCTTATTGGAAAACTTGGTAAGAGAGTTGCCTCAGAATGTGTTTCCATCGTTGATGATGGCACACTTGATGGTGGTATCGGGAGTGCCCCCTTTGACGGAGAAGGCTTCCCTACAAGAAGGAAAATGGTCATAGATAGGGGAGTTCTGATGACTTATCTTCACAATACTTATACTGCTGCTAAAGACGGCGTTGAAACAACGGGGAATGCGGTTAGGGGATATTCTTCTGTTCCCGCAGTTGGATCCACAAATCTCTTTATTATGCCTGGTGAGAGGAATTCAGCGGATATCCTTGGAGACGTTAAGGAGGGATTGTATGTTCTTAGCGTAATGGGGCTTCACACGGTGAATCTGATTTCCGGGGATTTCTCTCTGGGCGTTTCTGGTTTATGGATAGATAATGGAGAAAAGGTTTTTCCTGTGAGAGGGATGACCATTGCGGGGAATCTTCTTGAATTTTTTAATAGCGTTGAAGAGGTGGGCAATGATCTTCAGTTTTTCAGAAGCGTTGGAGGAGCTACTCTGAAGGTAGGTGATTTGACGATTGGAGGAGAGTGA
- the rph gene encoding ribonuclease PH, with protein sequence MDRIDGRSPDQLRPIRIERDYLIYPEGSVRIEMGKTQVICTASVEDKVPPFLRGTGQGWVTAEYAMLPRATQTRTPRDSMVRGRPAGRSFEIQRMIGRSLRAAVDLSKLGERTVWIDCDVIQADGGTRTAAITGGFVALVEAIYKLYEEGIIEDFPVNSFVAAVSVGIVDGVKLLDLCFDEDFKADVDLNVVMNDRSEYIEIQGCAEHKPFSKRDLDELLELAWKGIKKVIGIQKAVLGSISRKISS encoded by the coding sequence TTGGATAGGATCGATGGAAGAAGCCCGGATCAGCTTAGACCCATAAGGATAGAGAGAGATTATTTAATTTATCCAGAGGGCTCAGTAAGGATAGAAATGGGCAAGACTCAGGTGATATGCACTGCGAGTGTGGAGGACAAGGTGCCGCCTTTCCTTAGGGGGACAGGACAGGGATGGGTTACTGCAGAGTACGCTATGCTTCCGAGAGCAACGCAGACTCGAACTCCCCGAGATTCAATGGTGAGGGGAAGACCTGCAGGGAGGTCCTTTGAGATCCAGCGAATGATAGGTAGATCTCTCAGAGCAGCAGTGGATCTCTCTAAACTTGGGGAAAGAACGGTTTGGATAGACTGTGATGTCATTCAGGCGGATGGTGGCACGAGAACTGCTGCTATAACTGGAGGCTTTGTAGCTCTGGTTGAAGCTATATACAAGCTTTATGAGGAAGGAATTATAGAGGACTTTCCCGTGAATTCTTTTGTTGCAGCGGTGAGTGTAGGAATAGTCGATGGAGTGAAGCTTTTGGATCTCTGCTTCGATGAAGATTTTAAGGCTGATGTGGACTTAAATGTGGTCATGAATGATAGAAGCGAGTATATAGAGATACAGGGGTGTGCAGAGCACAAACCGTTTTCGAAGAGGGATCTTGATGAGCTTCTTGAATTAGCATGGAAGGGAATAAAGAAGGTCATCGGGATTCAAAAGGCCGTTTTGGGCAGTATATCCAGGAAAATAAGCTCCTGA
- a CDS encoding GerMN domain-containing protein, producing MKRSERRKYRKRILWGRVILAIIIVSLAGWGGYHLVGYLMKRTLFLGEEGGASHPSVGKAKPAEISQKPELAKRLIYLYLPDPQRTRLIKKEKEIVEGSLEDMVKEVFKDLASAKEQVIPSGTELKHIFIGRGVLFLDFSKEMVRNHPGGSNAEMMTIYSIVNSICGSFPEIKMVQFLIEGRIMDTLKGHIDISLPLEPSWKLRTRE from the coding sequence ATGAAAAGATCTGAAAGGAGAAAGTATAGAAAACGAATATTGTGGGGAAGGGTTATATTAGCCATAATAATAGTTTCTTTAGCAGGTTGGGGAGGATATCATCTCGTTGGCTATCTTATGAAACGTACCCTTTTCTTAGGAGAGGAAGGGGGAGCATCGCATCCGTCGGTGGGGAAAGCGAAGCCGGCTGAGATTTCTCAAAAGCCTGAGCTTGCCAAGAGGCTTATTTATCTTTATCTTCCTGATCCTCAGAGAACGAGATTGATTAAGAAGGAAAAAGAGATAGTGGAAGGAAGCTTAGAAGACATGGTTAAGGAGGTTTTCAAGGATCTTGCGTCCGCTAAAGAGCAAGTTATTCCCTCAGGTACTGAGCTTAAGCATATCTTCATAGGGCGAGGAGTACTCTTTCTTGATTTTTCTAAGGAGATGGTTAGGAATCACCCTGGAGGTAGCAATGCGGAGATGATGACGATCTATAGCATAGTTAATTCTATTTGTGGGAGCTTCCCAGAAATAAAGATGGTCCAGTTTCTTATAGAAGGTAGGATTATGGATACTCTGAAGGGGCATATAGATATCTCTCTTCCTCTTGAGCCTTCCTGGAAGCTTAGGACGAGGGAGTGA
- a CDS encoding penicillin-binding protein 2, which yields MDDRSIVKRGIVLLLLLFFAFGIIGAHLFTLQIVEADKLRSYAWKEHNAVVVFSPRRGEILDVRGRLLALSVPSYSIYYFPAGGQLSEEKLKKVASLLSVSLKNLEKRIGKGNHFVWIKRRMPKEEAQRIRAELKRLKLRCFGFVEEDRRFYPNGKLASAVLGFTGIDDQGLAGVEYVYDDFLKGGRKDIFLRRDAGGGTIPDEKLLELPIKSSKRELFLTLDSRLQVFCEDILEKSVLRNRAKGGCLIVLGAKTGEVKAMAVYPPSRERNRAISWIFEPGSTLKPFLASAALEEGLAYPSMRFKCPGYIVYAGKRVRDVHAHGLLDLTGVIRESCNVGMITLALKMPAEIIYEYLRGFGFGDYTGIDLPGEEKGLLREPDKWYGLTRAVIAIGQGISVTAIQLASAMGAIANNGVLLKPFVVKELRSDDKVVYKARVRIVRKVISSDTAKMMKKMLVEVVEKGTGKKAAIPGIKVAGKTGTAQIPGKGGYEKGKYLSLFLGYMPAENPRWVILVVIEAPSAGKYYGGEVAAPVFSKVGQVLAKLYGLEVGD from the coding sequence ATGGATGATAGATCTATAGTAAAAAGGGGTATTGTCTTATTACTGCTTCTATTTTTTGCTTTTGGAATAATAGGAGCACATCTTTTTACCCTTCAGATAGTAGAGGCAGATAAGCTAAGGTCTTATGCTTGGAAGGAGCATAATGCCGTTGTAGTTTTCTCCCCCCGAAGGGGAGAAATTCTTGATGTGAGAGGTAGGCTTCTTGCTTTGAGCGTGCCGAGTTATTCTATTTATTATTTTCCCGCTGGGGGGCAGCTCAGCGAAGAGAAGCTTAAAAAGGTTGCTTCTCTTCTTTCGGTTTCACTTAAGAATCTTGAAAAGAGAATAGGGAAAGGAAACCACTTCGTGTGGATTAAAAGGCGTATGCCCAAGGAGGAAGCTCAAAGGATAAGAGCAGAGCTAAAAAGGCTTAAGCTTAGATGCTTTGGTTTTGTGGAAGAAGATAGAAGATTTTACCCTAACGGGAAGCTTGCTTCTGCAGTTTTGGGATTTACGGGCATAGATGATCAAGGTCTTGCAGGCGTAGAATATGTGTACGATGATTTTCTAAAGGGAGGAAGAAAAGACATATTTCTGAGAAGGGACGCTGGAGGAGGAACTATACCCGATGAAAAGCTACTTGAGCTTCCTATAAAATCCTCGAAGAGAGAGCTGTTTCTAACGCTCGATTCAAGGCTTCAGGTGTTTTGTGAGGATATTCTGGAAAAAAGCGTGCTTAGAAATAGGGCTAAAGGAGGGTGCTTAATAGTTCTTGGAGCTAAAACTGGTGAGGTTAAGGCAATGGCGGTTTACCCCCCTTCACGAGAAAGAAATCGTGCTATTTCTTGGATATTTGAGCCAGGATCTACCCTAAAACCATTTCTCGCTTCAGCGGCTTTGGAGGAGGGGCTTGCATATCCTTCTATGAGGTTTAAGTGCCCGGGATACATAGTTTACGCTGGTAAGCGTGTGAGAGATGTTCATGCTCACGGTTTGCTGGATCTAACCGGCGTTATAAGAGAATCATGTAATGTTGGAATGATAACCCTTGCATTAAAAATGCCAGCTGAGATTATATACGAATATTTGAGGGGCTTTGGTTTTGGAGATTATACTGGAATAGATCTACCTGGTGAGGAGAAGGGATTATTGAGGGAGCCGGATAAATGGTATGGTTTAACGAGAGCTGTAATAGCCATAGGTCAGGGTATCTCGGTTACTGCAATACAGCTTGCTTCTGCCATGGGAGCTATAGCCAATAATGGTGTTTTGCTCAAACCCTTCGTGGTGAAGGAGTTAAGAAGCGATGATAAGGTGGTTTATAAAGCTCGCGTTAGGATAGTAAGAAAGGTCATATCTTCGGATACGGCTAAGATGATGAAAAAGATGTTAGTGGAAGTTGTAGAAAAAGGAACGGGAAAGAAGGCAGCAATTCCTGGAATCAAGGTGGCGGGTAAAACCGGTACTGCTCAGATACCTGGAAAAGGAGGATATGAGAAGGGAAAATATCTTTCTCTATTTTTGGGATACATGCCTGCTGAGAATCCTCGTTGGGTAATACTTGTGGTTATAGAGGCTCCTTCTGCTGGTAAATACTATGGTGGAGAGGTAGCTGCCCCCGTTTTTTCAAAGGTGGGGCAGGTTTTAGCTAAGCTATATGGCTTGGAGGTGGGAGATTGA
- the rsmH gene encoding 16S rRNA (cytosine(1402)-N(4))-methyltransferase RsmH, translating into MCLIHTPVMLNEVLKAFEPNPGEIYVDATVGLGGHAKAIWERILPGGMVIGLDRDKKALEIARKVLGEKGVKLVRANFRDIKSVLESLKVKSVDGVLFDLGVSSLQLEDEERGFSFMMDGPLDMRMGEDGKIKARDLVNRMSLEELSYIFKVYGEERNARLIAKAIVDHRKKGEIRSTLELVGIIRRALPKPVQRKMGKHPARRVFQALRIAVNDELRSLTEGLKEAFEVLKIGGVICVISYHSLEDRIVKHYFRELCDAGKAEPIFKKALRPCREEIARNPRSRSARLRAIRRIAR; encoded by the coding sequence ATTTGCTTGATTCATACACCTGTTATGCTTAATGAGGTTTTAAAGGCATTTGAACCAAATCCTGGGGAAATCTATGTGGACGCTACTGTGGGGCTGGGAGGACATGCTAAAGCGATATGGGAACGAATCTTACCGGGTGGTATGGTAATAGGGTTGGATAGAGATAAGAAGGCGCTTGAAATCGCGAGAAAGGTTCTTGGGGAAAAGGGTGTGAAGCTCGTGAGAGCTAACTTCAGAGATATAAAAAGCGTTTTAGAGTCGCTAAAGGTTAAGAGTGTAGATGGAGTGCTTTTTGATCTGGGTGTTTCGTCTTTACAGCTTGAGGATGAGGAAAGAGGCTTCAGTTTTATGATGGATGGACCGCTTGATATGAGAATGGGAGAGGATGGGAAGATTAAAGCCAGGGATCTTGTGAATAGAATGAGCTTAGAGGAGCTTTCATACATATTTAAGGTTTATGGGGAGGAGAGAAATGCCCGTTTAATAGCGAAGGCTATAGTTGATCATAGAAAAAAAGGAGAGATAAGGAGCACATTAGAGCTCGTTGGTATCATAAGAAGAGCTTTACCAAAGCCGGTGCAGAGAAAAATGGGTAAGCATCCTGCAAGAAGGGTATTTCAGGCGTTGAGAATAGCGGTTAATGATGAATTAAGATCTCTCACAGAGGGCTTAAAAGAAGCTTTTGAGGTCTTAAAAATTGGGGGAGTAATTTGTGTGATTTCATATCATTCTCTTGAAGATAGGATAGTTAAACACTATTTTAGAGAGCTGTGCGATGCTGGGAAGGCAGAACCCATATTTAAGAAAGCTTTACGTCCTTGTCGCGAGGAGATTGCCCGGAACCCGCGCTCGCGAAGCGCTCGGTTAAGGGCTATAAGGAGGATAGCGAGATGA
- a CDS encoding N-acetylmuramoyl-L-alanine amidase — MRKKRCVIVFLSLFLVLLLSSVGIAANTPIFINGKRKGAVPTFTVKGIRYVAIKDLVQTLGGKFKYKPETGAFSFVLGGKLYQLQLNNPTALVNGKIRLLDYFPKAVGNKICIPLNFILSNTSLRFDPKQNVLYVGAKPAVRQVPSLPGKPPSTPVSTPAIEVKPAKPLVVVPPAKKEPLVFLSRVRYYSSKTYTRIVLDLSKVPNYKIKGNRDLIIVDLSSTKAPRRETYKIRDGLVGDVEVIPGERNSQIRIKVKGFPPYRDFTLKQPPRLVIDVLRKAPQKPPTPVVPETPSRPQKLSPRGEKETIKIRPQGKGKFLIVVDPGHGGKDPGAVGPRGTKEKDIALRVALYLKNELIKRGYRVILTRNKDVYLSLKERTYIANRSRADVFISIHCNASFSPSARGSEVYYMALPSDSSAMSVALRENMEIGLTGEEVKRKTDMLVRILADMMKNAKIDESAKFAESLYRSLKRGLRIPVRRIAQAPFFVLRGAVMPAVLVELAFITNPREETLLRRASWQRKVAILLAKGVENYLSSVR, encoded by the coding sequence GTGAGAAAAAAGCGGTGTGTCATTGTCTTTTTGTCTCTCTTCTTGGTTTTGCTTCTTTCCTCGGTGGGGATTGCAGCAAACACACCAATTTTCATTAACGGGAAAAGGAAAGGAGCAGTTCCTACCTTTACCGTTAAGGGGATAAGATACGTCGCTATTAAGGATCTCGTTCAGACTTTGGGAGGAAAGTTTAAGTATAAGCCTGAAACTGGGGCTTTTAGCTTTGTACTTGGCGGTAAGCTTTATCAGCTTCAGCTGAATAATCCTACTGCTCTGGTTAATGGAAAGATAAGGCTACTTGACTATTTTCCCAAAGCGGTCGGAAACAAGATCTGCATTCCTCTTAACTTTATTCTATCGAATACATCTTTAAGGTTTGATCCCAAGCAGAACGTTTTATATGTGGGAGCGAAGCCTGCCGTACGTCAAGTTCCTTCTCTGCCAGGCAAGCCACCTTCCACTCCTGTCTCAACTCCAGCTATAGAAGTAAAGCCGGCGAAACCACTTGTTGTCGTTCCTCCGGCGAAAAAAGAGCCCCTTGTTTTTCTATCCCGGGTCAGGTATTACTCTTCCAAAACATATACGCGCATAGTTCTCGATCTTTCAAAGGTACCGAATTATAAGATAAAGGGAAACAGGGACCTTATAATAGTTGATTTGAGTTCTACGAAAGCACCAAGGAGAGAAACCTACAAGATAAGGGATGGCTTGGTTGGGGACGTTGAGGTCATTCCGGGGGAGAGGAACTCGCAGATAAGGATAAAAGTAAAAGGTTTTCCTCCTTACAGGGATTTTACTCTCAAACAGCCACCGAGACTTGTGATAGATGTTTTAAGAAAGGCTCCTCAAAAACCTCCTACTCCGGTGGTTCCTGAAACACCGTCTCGGCCTCAGAAGCTCTCTCCGCGGGGAGAAAAGGAGACCATTAAGATACGTCCTCAGGGTAAAGGGAAGTTTTTAATTGTTGTAGACCCGGGACACGGTGGCAAGGACCCTGGAGCCGTAGGTCCTCGAGGGACGAAGGAAAAAGATATAGCCTTAAGGGTGGCACTGTATCTGAAGAATGAGCTCATTAAGAGGGGCTACAGGGTGATATTGACTCGTAATAAGGATGTTTATCTATCCTTAAAGGAAAGAACATACATTGCTAATAGATCTCGGGCTGATGTTTTTATAAGCATACATTGCAATGCAAGCTTCTCTCCATCAGCGAGAGGAAGCGAAGTTTATTATATGGCTCTCCCGAGCGACTCGAGCGCTATGAGTGTTGCTCTTAGGGAGAATATGGAGATCGGATTGACGGGAGAGGAAGTAAAGCGCAAGACAGATATGCTTGTTCGAATACTTGCTGATATGATGAAGAACGCGAAAATAGACGAGAGTGCGAAATTTGCTGAGAGTCTTTATAGATCGCTTAAGAGAGGTTTAAGAATCCCCGTTAGAAGAATAGCGCAAGCACCGTTTTTCGTTCTGAGGGGAGCTGTTATGCCTGCCGTCTTGGTTGAGCTTGCTTTTATCACCAATCCTCGGGAGGAGACCCTGTTGAGAAGAGCCTCTTGGCAGAGGAAGGTGGCTATTTTGCTTGCTAAGGGTGTGGAGAACTACCTTTCCTCTGTGAGATGA
- a CDS encoding UDP-N-acetylmuramoyl-L-alanyl-D-glutamate--2,6-diaminopimelate ligase has product MKLSEIVNRLRDVEVKGEGLDADITGITYDSRKVKSGYLFACVPGFSTDGHLYINDAKMNGAVAALVERFCDSSITQLRVESVRKVLSFVASWIYGNPAEKTFNVGITGTNGKTTTTFLIRSILENAGYKPMLFGTILYSFGAKTIPASRTTPEGPDIMEFIREGVLAGSDSLVMEISSHSLELHRVDAIEFNIGVLTNITPEHLDFHGTFESYREAKAKLFRRLKDVAILNADDENYSYFKSASSVPVISYGVKVSEADIKLIESSLRVDGMSLKIATSSGILKINSELIGQFNVYNILAAVSFGIAKGIDLEIIKRGIESIRGVPGRMEVFKRKGFPIVIVDYAHTPDALKNVLYTVKKLKPRRIFSVFGLGGNRYAGNRPAMGRIAGSIAYKVFITSDNARWENPLEIAHQIAKGCEEVKGRYEIVLNRKRAIERAIEEASSKDVVLITGKGHEDYFEIRGKRRHFSDREVVEEIMG; this is encoded by the coding sequence TTGAAGTTAAGCGAGATTGTAAATAGACTAAGGGATGTCGAAGTTAAAGGTGAGGGGCTTGATGCTGATATCACTGGAATAACATACGACTCGAGGAAAGTAAAAAGTGGCTACCTTTTCGCATGTGTTCCTGGTTTTTCCACAGATGGACATCTCTATATAAACGATGCGAAAATGAACGGGGCAGTAGCTGCCTTAGTAGAAAGGTTTTGCGACTCGAGTATAACGCAGCTTAGGGTTGAATCTGTTAGAAAAGTCCTGTCATTCGTAGCATCATGGATCTATGGAAATCCCGCTGAGAAAACGTTTAATGTTGGTATAACTGGAACCAACGGGAAAACGACGACTACCTTTCTGATCAGATCCATCTTGGAGAATGCTGGGTACAAACCTATGCTTTTTGGAACCATCCTCTATAGCTTTGGAGCCAAAACTATCCCCGCCTCAAGAACTACGCCTGAGGGACCGGATATAATGGAGTTTATCAGAGAGGGAGTCCTTGCTGGAAGTGATAGCTTGGTTATGGAAATTTCCTCTCACTCATTGGAGCTTCATAGAGTTGATGCTATAGAGTTTAATATAGGAGTTCTTACTAATATTACTCCGGAGCATCTTGATTTCCACGGCACGTTTGAAAGTTATAGAGAGGCTAAGGCAAAGCTGTTCAGAAGGTTGAAAGATGTGGCGATTCTTAACGCTGATGATGAAAATTACTCTTATTTTAAGAGTGCTTCCTCAGTTCCGGTGATATCGTATGGAGTAAAGGTATCAGAAGCAGATATTAAGCTTATTGAGAGTAGTCTTAGGGTAGATGGTATGAGCTTAAAGATAGCGACGTCATCTGGGATTCTGAAAATAAATAGCGAACTAATAGGACAGTTTAACGTTTATAACATACTGGCTGCGGTTTCCTTTGGAATAGCCAAAGGGATTGATCTTGAGATCATAAAGCGAGGCATAGAGAGCATTCGTGGCGTACCAGGAAGAATGGAGGTCTTTAAGAGGAAGGGATTTCCCATAGTTATCGTTGATTATGCTCATACTCCTGATGCACTCAAGAATGTGTTGTACACAGTTAAGAAGCTCAAGCCGAGGCGTATTTTCAGCGTGTTTGGGCTTGGGGGAAATAGGTATGCTGGGAATCGCCCAGCCATGGGTAGAATAGCTGGATCTATAGCCTATAAGGTTTTTATAACTTCCGATAACGCTCGATGGGAAAATCCACTGGAGATAGCGCATCAAATAGCGAAGGGATGTGAGGAGGTAAAAGGAAGGTATGAAATCGTCTTGAATAGAAAGCGGGCTATAGAGAGAGCTATAGAGGAGGCTTCTTCTAAAGATGTAGTGTTAATAACAGGTAAGGGGCATGAAGATTACTTTGAGATCCGAGGAAAAAGAAGGCACTTTTCTGACAGAGAGGTTGTGGAGGAGATAATGGGTTGA
- the mraZ gene encoding division/cell wall cluster transcriptional repressor MraZ gives MKTFVGTYFFNVDNKGRVFIPSNMRESLGKQAVLTRGLDKCLFLFPLEEWQGVLESFNSLSFTKKEVRAFLRMLMAGASMVNLDSQGRIQIPSMLREYAKLEKEVAIIGVGNRIEIWAKDRWITYEKDVLPKFEEVAEEIFA, from the coding sequence GTGAAAACCTTTGTGGGAACTTATTTCTTCAATGTGGATAATAAGGGGAGGGTCTTTATCCCTTCCAATATGAGAGAGAGCCTTGGGAAACAGGCAGTTTTGACACGGGGGCTCGATAAGTGCCTGTTTCTTTTCCCTTTGGAAGAATGGCAGGGGGTTCTCGAGAGTTTTAATTCTCTTTCCTTTACTAAGAAAGAAGTAAGAGCATTCTTAAGAATGCTTATGGCTGGGGCTTCGATGGTAAATTTAGATTCCCAGGGGAGAATTCAAATTCCATCGATGCTCCGAGAGTATGCAAAGCTGGAAAAGGAAGTCGCTATAATAGGCGTTGGAAATAGAATAGAGATCTGGGCTAAGGATAGATGGATCACGTATGAAAAGGATGTACTCCCAAAGTTTGAGGAAGTGGCGGAGGAGATATTTGCTTGA
- the murF gene encoding UDP-N-acetylmuramoyl-tripeptide--D-alanyl-D-alanine ligase: MKVSEIIKGLRAGYRGNVDLSYEVKGFCTDSRDAKEGYIFFALKGSKLDGHDFVKDALDRGAIAAVVNVSRFAWEEELPIITVNDTFNALKSLAKIKLSRLSAKTVGVTGSCGKTTTKNAIRHFLSGRYLVHSSPKSYNTEVGISLTILNAPEDTEIIALELGMNHRGEISKLVSIAPLDIGVITNIRPVHIGNFASFEELKEAKAEIVGGLREKAYLVFNADDKNCRFLNDRWERKLLFGIEMGDCRAIDLAILREEISFAISFRGKKLGRINLKIPGKHNVYNILGALSVALLLEVPFDEIRELAGSFRLPPMRLETHNLNNGVILINDAYNANPFSMKEAIDYLSRFKGRKIAVLGDMLELGDYSHQAHFEVGRQVAESEVDLLLALGKYADDYANGALSAGMGADQIVKFGSRELLADFLKDEISQGDIVLFKASRACGFDEIFKEVKRCLELSCSR, translated from the coding sequence TTGAAAGTTTCTGAAATAATAAAAGGATTAAGGGCGGGATACAGAGGGAATGTTGACCTCAGTTATGAGGTAAAGGGTTTCTGCACGGATTCAAGGGATGCAAAAGAGGGGTACATATTCTTTGCGCTTAAAGGAAGTAAGCTTGATGGGCATGATTTCGTTAAAGATGCCCTTGATAGAGGAGCTATAGCTGCTGTGGTTAATGTCTCTCGGTTCGCTTGGGAAGAGGAACTGCCCATTATAACGGTGAATGACACCTTTAATGCATTAAAGTCCCTTGCTAAGATCAAGTTAAGTAGGTTGAGTGCCAAAACTGTAGGAGTTACGGGAAGCTGTGGTAAAACCACGACGAAGAATGCTATAAGGCATTTTTTAAGCGGGAGATATTTGGTTCACTCTTCCCCCAAAAGCTATAATACTGAGGTTGGCATATCTCTTACGATACTTAACGCACCAGAGGATACAGAGATCATCGCTCTGGAATTGGGAATGAATCATCGGGGTGAAATATCTAAACTGGTAAGTATTGCCCCTCTCGATATTGGGGTTATCACTAACATCAGACCGGTTCATATAGGGAATTTTGCTTCCTTTGAGGAGTTGAAGGAAGCAAAAGCGGAGATCGTAGGGGGATTGCGAGAAAAAGCTTATCTTGTTTTTAACGCTGATGATAAAAACTGCCGTTTTTTGAACGATAGATGGGAAAGAAAGCTTCTTTTTGGAATAGAGATGGGAGATTGCAGAGCAATTGACTTGGCGATTCTTAGGGAGGAAATATCCTTTGCTATAAGCTTTCGCGGGAAGAAGCTTGGAAGGATAAACTTAAAGATCCCTGGAAAGCATAATGTTTATAACATTCTTGGAGCTTTAAGCGTTGCTTTGCTTTTAGAAGTCCCTTTTGATGAGATACGTGAGCTGGCGGGCTCATTTAGGCTTCCTCCTATGAGGCTTGAAACGCATAATTTGAATAATGGCGTGATTTTGATAAACGATGCTTATAATGCGAATCCATTTTCGATGAAGGAGGCTATAGATTATCTATCTCGCTTCAAGGGTAGAAAAATAGCGGTTTTGGGAGATATGCTCGAGTTGGGAGATTATTCTCACCAGGCGCACTTTGAGGTTGGTAGACAAGTCGCTGAATCCGAGGTGGATCTTCTTCTCGCTCTTGGAAAATATGCAGATGATTATGCCAATGGAGCTTTAAGCGCTGGCATGGGAGCAGATCAGATTGTAAAATTTGGTTCTCGCGAGCTGCTTGCAGATTTTCTCAAAGATGAGATTTCGCAGGGAGATATCGTCCTTTTTAAGGCTTCAAGAGCATGTGGTTTTGATGAAATATTTAAGGAGGTTAAAAGGTGCTTGGAGCTTTCCTGCTCTCGCTGA